One window of Triticum dicoccoides isolate Atlit2015 ecotype Zavitan chromosome 5A, WEW_v2.0, whole genome shotgun sequence genomic DNA carries:
- the LOC119298611 gene encoding non-specific lipid-transfer protein 2P-like: MAMRKEVLLVAMMLALVVAAPGGALAACEVGQLTVCMPAITTGAKPSDACCGNLRVQQACFCQYAKDPSLARYITSPHARETLVSCGLAVPHC; the protein is encoded by the coding sequence ATGGCGATGAGGAAGGAGGTCCTGCTGGTGGCCATGATGCTGGCGCTGGTTGTGGCGGCGCCAGGCGGGGCGCTCGCGGCGTGCGAGGTGGGGCAGCTGACGGTGTGCATGCCCGCGATCACCACCGGCGCGAAGCCGAGCGACGCGTGCTGTGGCAACCTGCGCGTGCAGCAGGCGTGCTTCTGCCAGTACGCCAAGGACCCCTCCCTCGCTCGCTACATCACCAGCCCCCACGCCCGCGAGACCCTCGTCTCGTGCGGCCTCGCCGTCCCGCACTGCTAG